In the Bacillota bacterium genome, GTCCGCTCGGACCGCTGTCTTGCCTGATCCACAACCCAACGGAAAGCCAGGGAAGCACGGCGCTCGGGCCTTACTTCCATGGGCACCTGGTAGGTGGCTCCTCCCACCCGCCGGGGACGCACTTCCAGGACAGGCTGGATGTTCTTCATGGCAGTCTCCAGCACTTCCAAGGGGTCCTGGTTGGTCCTTTCCCTGATCAGGTCAAGGCTGCCGTAGACGATTCGCTCCGCCAAATTGCGCTTCCCGTCC is a window encoding:
- the rpsG gene encoding 30S ribosomal protein S7, which gives rise to MPRRGKLPKRDVLADPVYNSKTVTRLINKVMLDGKRNLAERIVYGSLDLIRERTNQDPLEVLETAMKNIQPVLEVRPRRVGGATYQVPMEVRPERRASLAFRWVVDQARQRSERTMIERLAAEILDAANNTGGAVRKKEEMHRMAEANKAFAHYRW